One window of Micropterus dolomieu isolate WLL.071019.BEF.003 ecotype Adirondacks linkage group LG13, ASM2129224v1, whole genome shotgun sequence genomic DNA carries:
- the LOC123981392 gene encoding 3-hydroxy-3-methylglutaryl-coenzyme A reductase-like isoform X3: MLARLFRLHGLLVASHPWEVIVGTLVLNVCLMSMNNLAASSQICSWNECPKVKEKIHSSDIIILTVTRCMAIIYIYFQFKSLRQLGSKYILGIAGLFTVFSSFVFSTVVIHFFGKELTGLNEALPFFLLLIDLSKACALAKFALSSNSQEEVRENISQGMAILGPSFTLDALVECLVIGVGTMSGVPQLEIMCCFGCMSVLANYFVFMTFFPACVSLVLELSRESREGRPIWQLSHFARVLAEEEDNKPNPVTQRVKIIMSLGLALVHAHSRLAAEHPGSNRTVEGPIAKRLESDGTMLPLKLSSMDLEQVITLGLALLLAVKYVFFEQTETESSLSLRSHIISSAPNQKSRGMGDCCRRDFLALKPQKTMNEAIQPPAASVENCVSCFEESPAPTPCVPQSSCNSEPRTLEECVAILSDPQRGAHCLSDKEVMNLVTSRNIQNYKLEVVLETPERGVAIRREMLSPKLPVSSALACLPYKDYDYSKVMGACCENVIGYMPVPVGVAGPLLLDDKQFYIPMATTEGCLVASTNRGCRALSLSKGCRSRILADSMTRGPVVRLPSACRAAEVKGWLETSDGFGTIKEAFDQTSRFARLEKLFVTLAGKNLYIRFQSQTGDAMGMNMLSKGTEKALHRLQQQYPDVDVLSVSGNYCTDKKSAAINWIMGRGKSVVCEATIPANVVREVLKSSTAALVELNINKNLVGSAMAGSVGGFNAHAANIVAALYIACGQDPAQTVGSSNCITQMEAAGPEKEDLYISCTMPSIELGTVGGGTNLPPQQACLQMLGVKGTSSNEPGDNARQLARVVCATVLAGELSLMAALAAGHLVKSHMTHNRSKPDLSEKPASKSGYSCVTSNVDGPSSESARPNELSS; this comes from the exons ATGTTGGCTCGTCTGTTCAGGCTCCATGGCCTACTCGTGGCCTCCCACCCGTGGGAGGTAATAGTGGGCACCCTCGTTCTCAACGTCTGCCTCATGTCTATGAACAACCTGGCAGCCAGCAGCCAGATTTGCAGCTGGAATGAGTGTCCCAAGGTCAAAGAG AAGATCCACAGCAGTGACATAATCATCCTAACAGTCACACGCTGCATGGCCATCATTTACATCTATTTCCAGTTTAAGAGTCTGCGACAACTGGGATCCAAATATATACTGG GTATTGCAGGCTTAttcacagtgttttccagctttGTTTTTAGTACAGTGGTCATCCACTTCTTTGGGAAAGAGCTGACAGGTCTTAA TGAAGCCCTGCCGTTCTTTCTCCTGCTCATTGACCTGTCCAAAGCTTGTGCATTGGCCAAATTTGCCCTCAGCTCAAACTCTCAG gaggaggtgagggagaaCATATCCCAAGGCATGGCTATCCTAGGCCCCAGCTTCACACTGGATGCTCTGGTTGAGTGTCTGGTCATTGGGGTTGGCACCATGTCAG gTGTGCCTCAATTAGAGatcatgtgttgttttggctgCATGTCTGTTCTGGCCAATTACTTTGTCTTCATGACCTTCTTCCCGGCCTGTGTCTCCCTGGTCCTGGAG CTGTCCAGGGAAAGTCGTGAAGGCCGTCCAATCTGGCAACTGAGCCACTTTGCCCGTGTGCTGGCTGAAGAAGAGGACAACAAACCAAATCCTGTGACCCAGAGGGTTAAAATCATCATG TCCCTGGGCCTTGCCTTGGTTCATGCTCACTCTCGATTGGCAGCTGAGCATCCAGGTTCAAATCGCACGGTGGAGGGGCCCATAGCTAAAAGACTTGAATCTGATGGTACCATGTTGCCTCTGAAGCTCTCCAG TATGGACCTGGAACAGGTGATAACTCTTGGTCTTGCCCTGCTCCTGGCTGTGAAGTACGTCTTCTTTGAGCAAACGGAGACAGAGTCTTCCCTGTCCCTGAGGAGTCACATTATCAGCTCTGCTCCGAATCAGAAGTCCAGGGGGATGGGGGACTGCTGCAGGAGGGACTTTCTGGCCCTGAAACCCCAGAAGACCATGAACG AGGCGATTCAGCCTCCAGCAGCCTCGGTGGAGaactgtgtttcatgttttgagGAGTCTCCTGCTCCGACACCTTGTGTTCCTCAAAGCAGCTGTAATTCAGAGCCCCGGACCCTGGAGGAATGTGTGGCCATCCTCTCAGATCCTCAG AGAGGTGCCCATTGTCTTAGTGATAAAGAGGTGATGAATCTGGTAACCTCACGTAACATCCAGAACTACAAACTGGAAGTCGTCCTTGAGACTCCAGAGAGGGGTGTGGCCATCCGGAGGGAAATGCTGTCACCCAAACTGCCTGTTAGCTCTGCCTTGGCTTGTCTGCCTTATAAGGACTACGACTATTCTAAG GTCATGGGAGCTTGCTGTGAGAATGTCATTGGCTACATGCCAGTGCCAGTGGGAGTGGCTGGTCCTCTTCTGTTGGATGACAAGCAGTTTTACATTCCTATGGCGACCACAGAGGGCTGCCTGGTAGCCAGCACTAACAGAGGATGCAGGGCGCTTTCT CTGAGCAAGGGTTGTCGTAGCAGGATCCTCGCTGACAGTATGACCAGGGGTCCTGTGGTGAGGCTGCCCTCAGCGTGCCGTGCTGCAGAGGTCAAAGGCTGGCTCGAGACCTCTGACGGATTCGGCACGATCAAAGAGGCTTTCGACCAGACCAGCAG GTTTGCTCGTCTGGAGAAGCTGTTTGTGACCTTAGCTGGGAAGAACTTGTACATTCGCTTCCAGTCTCAGACAGGAGATGCTATGGGCATGAACATGCTTTCCAAG GGGACCGAGAAGGCTCTTCACAGACTCCAGCAGCAGTATCCAGACGTGGATGTGCTGTCCGTCAGTGGGAACTACTGCACAGACAAGAAGTCTGCTGCCATAAACTGGATCATGGGCCGGGGAAAGTCTGTTGTGTGTGAGGCCACCATCCCTGCCAATGTGGTCAGGGAG GTGTTGAAAAGCAGTACAGCCGCTCTGGTGGAGCTGAACATCAACAAGAACTTAGTGGGCTCGGCCATGGCTGGCAGTGTCGGGGGCTTTAATGCTCATGCTGCCAACATTGTAGCAGCCCTCTACATCGCCTGTGGACAG GACCCGGCTCAGACAGTGGGGAGCTCCAACTGCATCACTCAGATGGAGGCTGCTGGTCCAGAAAAAGAGGACCTGTACATCAGCTGCACAATGCCCTCCATAGAGCTGGGCACTGTGGGAGGAGGCACCAACCTGCCGCCGCAGCAGGCCTGTCTTCAG atgcttggtgtcaAAGGAACCAGTTCCAACGAGCCAGGTGACAACGCCCGCCAGCTGGCCCGCGTGGTTTGTGCCACCGTGCTGGCAGGAGAGCTCTCCCTGATGGCTGCTCTAGCTGCTGGACACCTCGTCAAGAGCCACATGACCCACAACAG ATCTAAACCAGACCTGTCAGAAAAACCTGCATCAAAGTCTGGATACAGCTGTGTGACATCAAATGTTGACGGTCCATCCTCAGAGTCAGCCAGACCAAACGAGCTCTCCAGCTAA
- the LOC123981392 gene encoding 3-hydroxy-3-methylglutaryl-coenzyme A reductase-like isoform X1: MLARLFRLHGLLVASHPWEVIVGTLVLNVCLMSMNNLAASSQICSWNECPKVKEKIHSSDIIILTVTRCMAIIYIYFQFKSLRQLGSKYILGIAGLFTVFSSFVFSTVVIHFFGKELTGLNEALPFFLLLIDLSKACALAKFALSSNSQEEVRENISQGMAILGPSFTLDALVECLVIGVGTMSGVPQLEIMCCFGCMSVLANYFVFMTFFPACVSLVLELSRESREGRPIWQLSHFARVLAEEEDNKPNPVTQRVKIIMSLGLALVHAHSRLAAEHPGSNRTVEGPIAKRLESDGTMLPLKLSSMDLEQVITLGLALLLAVKYVFFEQTETESSLSLRSHIISSAPNQKSRGMGDCCRRDFLALKPQKTMNGILATNPTTPAVSESKLSHEADMAFRVNAEAIQPPAASVENCVSCFEESPAPTPCVPQSSCNSEPRTLEECVAILSDPQRGAHCLSDKEVMNLVTSRNIQNYKLEVVLETPERGVAIRREMLSPKLPVSSALACLPYKDYDYSKVMGACCENVIGYMPVPVGVAGPLLLDDKQFYIPMATTEGCLVASTNRGCRALSLSKGCRSRILADSMTRGPVVRLPSACRAAEVKGWLETSDGFGTIKEAFDQTSRFARLEKLFVTLAGKNLYIRFQSQTGDAMGMNMLSKGTEKALHRLQQQYPDVDVLSVSGNYCTDKKSAAINWIMGRGKSVVCEATIPANVVREVLKSSTAALVELNINKNLVGSAMAGSVGGFNAHAANIVAALYIACGQDPAQTVGSSNCITQMEAAGPEKEDLYISCTMPSIELGTVGGGTNLPPQQACLQMLGVKGTSSNEPGDNARQLARVVCATVLAGELSLMAALAAGHLVKSHMTHNRSKPDLSEKPASKSGYSCVTSNVDGPSSESARPNELSS, translated from the exons ATGTTGGCTCGTCTGTTCAGGCTCCATGGCCTACTCGTGGCCTCCCACCCGTGGGAGGTAATAGTGGGCACCCTCGTTCTCAACGTCTGCCTCATGTCTATGAACAACCTGGCAGCCAGCAGCCAGATTTGCAGCTGGAATGAGTGTCCCAAGGTCAAAGAG AAGATCCACAGCAGTGACATAATCATCCTAACAGTCACACGCTGCATGGCCATCATTTACATCTATTTCCAGTTTAAGAGTCTGCGACAACTGGGATCCAAATATATACTGG GTATTGCAGGCTTAttcacagtgttttccagctttGTTTTTAGTACAGTGGTCATCCACTTCTTTGGGAAAGAGCTGACAGGTCTTAA TGAAGCCCTGCCGTTCTTTCTCCTGCTCATTGACCTGTCCAAAGCTTGTGCATTGGCCAAATTTGCCCTCAGCTCAAACTCTCAG gaggaggtgagggagaaCATATCCCAAGGCATGGCTATCCTAGGCCCCAGCTTCACACTGGATGCTCTGGTTGAGTGTCTGGTCATTGGGGTTGGCACCATGTCAG gTGTGCCTCAATTAGAGatcatgtgttgttttggctgCATGTCTGTTCTGGCCAATTACTTTGTCTTCATGACCTTCTTCCCGGCCTGTGTCTCCCTGGTCCTGGAG CTGTCCAGGGAAAGTCGTGAAGGCCGTCCAATCTGGCAACTGAGCCACTTTGCCCGTGTGCTGGCTGAAGAAGAGGACAACAAACCAAATCCTGTGACCCAGAGGGTTAAAATCATCATG TCCCTGGGCCTTGCCTTGGTTCATGCTCACTCTCGATTGGCAGCTGAGCATCCAGGTTCAAATCGCACGGTGGAGGGGCCCATAGCTAAAAGACTTGAATCTGATGGTACCATGTTGCCTCTGAAGCTCTCCAG TATGGACCTGGAACAGGTGATAACTCTTGGTCTTGCCCTGCTCCTGGCTGTGAAGTACGTCTTCTTTGAGCAAACGGAGACAGAGTCTTCCCTGTCCCTGAGGAGTCACATTATCAGCTCTGCTCCGAATCAGAAGTCCAGGGGGATGGGGGACTGCTGCAGGAGGGACTTTCTGGCCCTGAAACCCCAGAAGACCATGAACGGTATCTTAGCAACCAACCCTACCACCCCAGCTGTCTCAGAGTCTAAACTTTCCCATGAGGCTGACATGGCGTTCAGAGTGAATG CAGAGGCGATTCAGCCTCCAGCAGCCTCGGTGGAGaactgtgtttcatgttttgagGAGTCTCCTGCTCCGACACCTTGTGTTCCTCAAAGCAGCTGTAATTCAGAGCCCCGGACCCTGGAGGAATGTGTGGCCATCCTCTCAGATCCTCAG AGAGGTGCCCATTGTCTTAGTGATAAAGAGGTGATGAATCTGGTAACCTCACGTAACATCCAGAACTACAAACTGGAAGTCGTCCTTGAGACTCCAGAGAGGGGTGTGGCCATCCGGAGGGAAATGCTGTCACCCAAACTGCCTGTTAGCTCTGCCTTGGCTTGTCTGCCTTATAAGGACTACGACTATTCTAAG GTCATGGGAGCTTGCTGTGAGAATGTCATTGGCTACATGCCAGTGCCAGTGGGAGTGGCTGGTCCTCTTCTGTTGGATGACAAGCAGTTTTACATTCCTATGGCGACCACAGAGGGCTGCCTGGTAGCCAGCACTAACAGAGGATGCAGGGCGCTTTCT CTGAGCAAGGGTTGTCGTAGCAGGATCCTCGCTGACAGTATGACCAGGGGTCCTGTGGTGAGGCTGCCCTCAGCGTGCCGTGCTGCAGAGGTCAAAGGCTGGCTCGAGACCTCTGACGGATTCGGCACGATCAAAGAGGCTTTCGACCAGACCAGCAG GTTTGCTCGTCTGGAGAAGCTGTTTGTGACCTTAGCTGGGAAGAACTTGTACATTCGCTTCCAGTCTCAGACAGGAGATGCTATGGGCATGAACATGCTTTCCAAG GGGACCGAGAAGGCTCTTCACAGACTCCAGCAGCAGTATCCAGACGTGGATGTGCTGTCCGTCAGTGGGAACTACTGCACAGACAAGAAGTCTGCTGCCATAAACTGGATCATGGGCCGGGGAAAGTCTGTTGTGTGTGAGGCCACCATCCCTGCCAATGTGGTCAGGGAG GTGTTGAAAAGCAGTACAGCCGCTCTGGTGGAGCTGAACATCAACAAGAACTTAGTGGGCTCGGCCATGGCTGGCAGTGTCGGGGGCTTTAATGCTCATGCTGCCAACATTGTAGCAGCCCTCTACATCGCCTGTGGACAG GACCCGGCTCAGACAGTGGGGAGCTCCAACTGCATCACTCAGATGGAGGCTGCTGGTCCAGAAAAAGAGGACCTGTACATCAGCTGCACAATGCCCTCCATAGAGCTGGGCACTGTGGGAGGAGGCACCAACCTGCCGCCGCAGCAGGCCTGTCTTCAG atgcttggtgtcaAAGGAACCAGTTCCAACGAGCCAGGTGACAACGCCCGCCAGCTGGCCCGCGTGGTTTGTGCCACCGTGCTGGCAGGAGAGCTCTCCCTGATGGCTGCTCTAGCTGCTGGACACCTCGTCAAGAGCCACATGACCCACAACAG ATCTAAACCAGACCTGTCAGAAAAACCTGCATCAAAGTCTGGATACAGCTGTGTGACATCAAATGTTGACGGTCCATCCTCAGAGTCAGCCAGACCAAACGAGCTCTCCAGCTAA
- the LOC123981392 gene encoding 3-hydroxy-3-methylglutaryl-coenzyme A reductase-like isoform X2, translated as MLARLFRLHGLLVASHPWEVIVGTLVLNVCLMSMNNLAASSQICSWNECPKVKEKIHSSDIIILTVTRCMAIIYIYFQFKSLRQLGSKYILGIAGLFTVFSSFVFSTVVIHFFGKELTGLNEALPFFLLLIDLSKACALAKFALSSNSQEEVRENISQGMAILGPSFTLDALVECLVIGVGTMSGVPQLEIMCCFGCMSVLANYFVFMTFFPACVSLVLELSRESREGRPIWQLSHFARVLAEEEDNKPNPVTQRVKIIMSLGLALVHAHSRLAAEHPGSNRTVEGPIAKRLESDGTMLPLKLSSMDLEQVITLGLALLLAVKYVFFEQTETESSLSLRSHIISSAPNQKSRGMGDCCRRDFLALKPQKTMNAEAIQPPAASVENCVSCFEESPAPTPCVPQSSCNSEPRTLEECVAILSDPQRGAHCLSDKEVMNLVTSRNIQNYKLEVVLETPERGVAIRREMLSPKLPVSSALACLPYKDYDYSKVMGACCENVIGYMPVPVGVAGPLLLDDKQFYIPMATTEGCLVASTNRGCRALSLSKGCRSRILADSMTRGPVVRLPSACRAAEVKGWLETSDGFGTIKEAFDQTSRFARLEKLFVTLAGKNLYIRFQSQTGDAMGMNMLSKGTEKALHRLQQQYPDVDVLSVSGNYCTDKKSAAINWIMGRGKSVVCEATIPANVVREVLKSSTAALVELNINKNLVGSAMAGSVGGFNAHAANIVAALYIACGQDPAQTVGSSNCITQMEAAGPEKEDLYISCTMPSIELGTVGGGTNLPPQQACLQMLGVKGTSSNEPGDNARQLARVVCATVLAGELSLMAALAAGHLVKSHMTHNRSKPDLSEKPASKSGYSCVTSNVDGPSSESARPNELSS; from the exons ATGTTGGCTCGTCTGTTCAGGCTCCATGGCCTACTCGTGGCCTCCCACCCGTGGGAGGTAATAGTGGGCACCCTCGTTCTCAACGTCTGCCTCATGTCTATGAACAACCTGGCAGCCAGCAGCCAGATTTGCAGCTGGAATGAGTGTCCCAAGGTCAAAGAG AAGATCCACAGCAGTGACATAATCATCCTAACAGTCACACGCTGCATGGCCATCATTTACATCTATTTCCAGTTTAAGAGTCTGCGACAACTGGGATCCAAATATATACTGG GTATTGCAGGCTTAttcacagtgttttccagctttGTTTTTAGTACAGTGGTCATCCACTTCTTTGGGAAAGAGCTGACAGGTCTTAA TGAAGCCCTGCCGTTCTTTCTCCTGCTCATTGACCTGTCCAAAGCTTGTGCATTGGCCAAATTTGCCCTCAGCTCAAACTCTCAG gaggaggtgagggagaaCATATCCCAAGGCATGGCTATCCTAGGCCCCAGCTTCACACTGGATGCTCTGGTTGAGTGTCTGGTCATTGGGGTTGGCACCATGTCAG gTGTGCCTCAATTAGAGatcatgtgttgttttggctgCATGTCTGTTCTGGCCAATTACTTTGTCTTCATGACCTTCTTCCCGGCCTGTGTCTCCCTGGTCCTGGAG CTGTCCAGGGAAAGTCGTGAAGGCCGTCCAATCTGGCAACTGAGCCACTTTGCCCGTGTGCTGGCTGAAGAAGAGGACAACAAACCAAATCCTGTGACCCAGAGGGTTAAAATCATCATG TCCCTGGGCCTTGCCTTGGTTCATGCTCACTCTCGATTGGCAGCTGAGCATCCAGGTTCAAATCGCACGGTGGAGGGGCCCATAGCTAAAAGACTTGAATCTGATGGTACCATGTTGCCTCTGAAGCTCTCCAG TATGGACCTGGAACAGGTGATAACTCTTGGTCTTGCCCTGCTCCTGGCTGTGAAGTACGTCTTCTTTGAGCAAACGGAGACAGAGTCTTCCCTGTCCCTGAGGAGTCACATTATCAGCTCTGCTCCGAATCAGAAGTCCAGGGGGATGGGGGACTGCTGCAGGAGGGACTTTCTGGCCCTGAAACCCCAGAAGACCATGAACG CAGAGGCGATTCAGCCTCCAGCAGCCTCGGTGGAGaactgtgtttcatgttttgagGAGTCTCCTGCTCCGACACCTTGTGTTCCTCAAAGCAGCTGTAATTCAGAGCCCCGGACCCTGGAGGAATGTGTGGCCATCCTCTCAGATCCTCAG AGAGGTGCCCATTGTCTTAGTGATAAAGAGGTGATGAATCTGGTAACCTCACGTAACATCCAGAACTACAAACTGGAAGTCGTCCTTGAGACTCCAGAGAGGGGTGTGGCCATCCGGAGGGAAATGCTGTCACCCAAACTGCCTGTTAGCTCTGCCTTGGCTTGTCTGCCTTATAAGGACTACGACTATTCTAAG GTCATGGGAGCTTGCTGTGAGAATGTCATTGGCTACATGCCAGTGCCAGTGGGAGTGGCTGGTCCTCTTCTGTTGGATGACAAGCAGTTTTACATTCCTATGGCGACCACAGAGGGCTGCCTGGTAGCCAGCACTAACAGAGGATGCAGGGCGCTTTCT CTGAGCAAGGGTTGTCGTAGCAGGATCCTCGCTGACAGTATGACCAGGGGTCCTGTGGTGAGGCTGCCCTCAGCGTGCCGTGCTGCAGAGGTCAAAGGCTGGCTCGAGACCTCTGACGGATTCGGCACGATCAAAGAGGCTTTCGACCAGACCAGCAG GTTTGCTCGTCTGGAGAAGCTGTTTGTGACCTTAGCTGGGAAGAACTTGTACATTCGCTTCCAGTCTCAGACAGGAGATGCTATGGGCATGAACATGCTTTCCAAG GGGACCGAGAAGGCTCTTCACAGACTCCAGCAGCAGTATCCAGACGTGGATGTGCTGTCCGTCAGTGGGAACTACTGCACAGACAAGAAGTCTGCTGCCATAAACTGGATCATGGGCCGGGGAAAGTCTGTTGTGTGTGAGGCCACCATCCCTGCCAATGTGGTCAGGGAG GTGTTGAAAAGCAGTACAGCCGCTCTGGTGGAGCTGAACATCAACAAGAACTTAGTGGGCTCGGCCATGGCTGGCAGTGTCGGGGGCTTTAATGCTCATGCTGCCAACATTGTAGCAGCCCTCTACATCGCCTGTGGACAG GACCCGGCTCAGACAGTGGGGAGCTCCAACTGCATCACTCAGATGGAGGCTGCTGGTCCAGAAAAAGAGGACCTGTACATCAGCTGCACAATGCCCTCCATAGAGCTGGGCACTGTGGGAGGAGGCACCAACCTGCCGCCGCAGCAGGCCTGTCTTCAG atgcttggtgtcaAAGGAACCAGTTCCAACGAGCCAGGTGACAACGCCCGCCAGCTGGCCCGCGTGGTTTGTGCCACCGTGCTGGCAGGAGAGCTCTCCCTGATGGCTGCTCTAGCTGCTGGACACCTCGTCAAGAGCCACATGACCCACAACAG ATCTAAACCAGACCTGTCAGAAAAACCTGCATCAAAGTCTGGATACAGCTGTGTGACATCAAATGTTGACGGTCCATCCTCAGAGTCAGCCAGACCAAACGAGCTCTCCAGCTAA